TCTACACAGGGACCAACACTGGGCTTGTGCACCCAGAAGAGGCAGTGCAGATGAAAGCCACGGGTAAGGAGGAGAAGTCCTCAtttcttccccccacctttcccttaCAATCACGAATCTCCACTACTCAAAGCTCAGTCCTGACAATTCACCATTCTGCTGGAGTCTCCTATGTACTTGTTTCATTTCTGGAACCAGTGAGCCTGGGACTAGAATTATGGctgggggtttttttctttatatttttctagattttctgaatttctatggttaatacattatttttacaaatcggaacaaaaaagagagagagggtaaTTGGAGGAGGCAAAAAAGAACCGGTGCTGAAATTTGTTCACATTTGTCTTCTGGGAGGAGGCACACTGTAATCACTGGTCATCCGCTGCAGACACCTTCAGCACAGGTCCTCCTAAAACCCAAGGCCGCTCAGACGCCAGGGCTGCCTGGGAAGGCAGCTTCTTCCACTCAGCAGCATGTGATGAGAGGACCAACAAGCGCTGCCCCACCATTGGTTCCCAGCCTCAGGGATCACCTCTCTGCAGGATCACAGTCCAAGCCTTCCCACCCCAGCTGGGGCTCCACCCCAGAAAGCAGGCTAGCACAGGGCTCCTACCTGAAACACTGACCTGGGCCCGTCCTGCCGGCTCGCCCCGACCTCTGGTTGGCATTGGCCTGGCTGATGGGGTAGATCTGCAGAGCATCCATGCCAATCCTGGGGTTGAAGACCTAGGAGGGGACAGCAAAGACCTGACTAAGGACAGAGTGAGGGGAAAAAGGGAGGCAGGCTTGAGACAAAGACAAACCCTGGTTGCTACACATCACAGAATGAAGTGTCTTAGCGATGTAAGCAGCCATCTTTCGGAACCAGGAACCTCAAGAAATTTCCCCTAAACACCAGCTCCGCAATCTCTATCGAGCTATGTAAGCTATGTGTCTACCTCGAGTTATCACAAGGATGGAATGAATCAAGCACACGGCAAAACCAGCACTCAATaaacaccaccaccacttccATGAGCAATCGTCGTGTGAGGGCCAAGGACCCAGGGCCTGCCTTCCCACCCCCTTGGCTGAGTTAGCTTTGGGTGAAGGCCCAGGGCCCCGGTGCCTGTCTCCTCTTACCTTTAATTTACAATAACCAGAATCGATAACAAACATGATGCCATCGACAGTCAGAGAGGTCTCAGCAATGTTGGTGGCAACAATACACTTCCGAACGCCATCCGGAGCCTGGAGCCGGACAGGACACTCATGGAGGGAAGGCTGTAGGCCTTCAGGTAGGAAAAACCCCACAAGGAGAAAAGTACACCCCACCCATGCCAGAAAAGTAACACCCTCCCCCTTGCCCTCCTTTGGGGGAGTCTGGGGGAATCCCAAGGTGGGGACCCATCTCACCTTCTGGAAGATTTTGGCCTGGAGGTCAGAAGGCAGCTGGGAATAGATGGGCAGCACAGCCAAGGCAGGCGCGTTCTCCAGTTCTTCCAGATGCTCCACAATCTGGTCTGAGGTCACCTGAGGGCACAGAGAGGAGCTGTGAGACACCAGATCCCCCAGTTCTCACACGAAGGACACACCCGTTCATCCCAGTCATGACCGAGGCACGCACCTCGATGTCCTCTTGGCCAGGCATGAAGATAAGGATGTCCCCGGGGGCCCCCGACAGATGCACCTGCAGAGACTGCTTCACTGCGGCCTCCACATAATCCTCCTGGGGGGTCTGCAAACCAGTGAGGGACACCGTGAGAGGGAATGCAGGCCAAGCCCCCACTGGGAACTGGTGACCCAGTTCTGGTCAGGGGCTAGAGCCGATGAACTCTCAGGGCTGCCGCACCTGCAGACAAGCCTGATGGCCCTCCCTGAGCCCTGCACGTCCACTCCAAAGAAACAACCAAGCGAAATCTCCCCAGAGTGCAGTCCTTCGCCTCCAAGCCCTATAGCCCCAGGCTCCCAGGGTCCCCACAAAACCTCTCCAGACTCAGTGTGCCACTCCACATCCCCCAACCACCTCCTCATCAAGGGTCAGGGCAGTTCCAAAACAGGGCCTCAGTACCTTGCTGAAGAGGATGTCAACAGGGAAGGTACGACCAGGGATGTGGAAGATGGGGACATTCccaaaaaaggaagcaaatttcTCTGCGTCCATGGTGGCCGATGTGACGATGAGCTTCAGGTCTGAGCGCCGAGCCACCACCTAAAAGAAGAAGTCAGTCAGAGGCTTCCCCACAGTTTTGGGACCCTTGGCTTCTGCCCTCCAGTCTCATCAGCATCACTACCAAATGAAACAGAAGTCAAAGCTGACGGATGGCTCATTAGATTCATGACAATCCTGAACTGAATCCGTGGAGCCACAGCCAGGAGAACCACGAGTCACTCAGCTGAGCAAGAACAGAGTAAACCACCACCAGCTCTGAACCCCGCAGCCAAGGGCCTCAGGGGCAACTCGGCCTGTCAAAGACCCCCTCAGCTTCCCCAGGCTAGACCCCAGCCCGCCTGGAGTGCCTCGTCACTAACTCCTGGCAGGGCGGTGGTCCAAGCCCCACAGGCACAGAGGCTGGACCCACAGCCCTCACCTCCCGGAGCAGCCCAAAGAGCACGTCGGTGTTGAGGGAGCGCTCGTGGGCCTCATCCATGATGATGGCGCTGTAGTGATCCAGGTCCGCTTCCCGGAGGGACTCTCGCAGCAGGATTCCATCAGTCATGTACTTGATCAAGGTGCTTTCTGAAGTGCAGTCTTCGAAACGGATGGCATAACCCACCTGGAGGCCAGAGAGACCGCTCAGAAGCTCTGGGCGCCCAGTCGCCCTTGCACACCCCGAGCTGGGTCCAGGCCTCAGCAGATCAGCCCAAATGACAGAAGCTACCGGGCAAGAACTACACAGCTCAGCGCTTGCGCCCACTCACCTCCTCACCAAGGTTGCCCCCCATCTCTTCACTGACTCTCTTGGCCACCGACATGGCAGCCACACGGCGGGGCTGGGTGCACCCGATCATCCCATAGTCCGTGTAACCGTCTTCATGCAGGTACTGGGTCAGCTGAGTGGTCTTACCACTCCCTGTCTCCCCAACCACGATCACGATGCTATTATCTCTGCAAGGAAGAGAAGATAAAGGGTGAATCAGCCCGAGTGGAAGGCCACCTCCTACCCCCACCTGTAGCTATCCAAGGAGCATGCCTGCACAGGGAGGAGGATTTCCCTGGGAAAACGGTCTTATACTGAAACACCCTCTAAAAAGTCTGGAAGACAGTATGGTTTAAACAAATGAACTAAAACAAAACGATGCCATCTTGCTTACTTCAAGCAGGGTAGCCCAGCGCACCcaagtgaggggaaaaaatcctttcccttctccaccAGATGTCACacccaaaagaaaaagagctgCAGAGTACACACAGGAGAAAACGGGACACCTGATTCAACAGTGGAATCCCGACCCGGCGTGGACATAGTTACCTGATAATCGTGAGCAGttcctgctgcacagcaaagaTGGGCAGGTACTGCCTCTGCTCCAGGATAGACTTCTTCTTTGCGAATTCACTGCTGGCTTCGCTCTTTTTCTTCATGTGGTCTGCAAACTTCTGCTCTGTCCTGAGAATGCACAGCAGCCTAAACGCCCTGCACGGCTTCCCACATCTTCTCTCCTGACTGGGTTACTGCCCTGCTTCCTACACCCGGAAGTGAGCACTGCTTCAAATATGCAGTAAATCTTTGAGACGCCACAGCTGCGAGGTGCTGCTCATCTCCTCTGTCCTAAGGGACCAGACTGCTGTCTGAGAATCCATCATCCAAAACCTGTTCATCGCCCCCAGGACACACAGCtgcagagggctcagaggagctaCAGATCAGCGAGTGGCAAATCCTCTGCCCTGAAAGACTTCAGCCGGAAGAGGAGCTGAAATCCACAGGTCATCACCTTATATGGAACAACCCTGGGCAATGTCAGCACCACACTTAACAGGCTGAAAGGAGGAGTTGTGGTTACAGTCATGACCGAGGTCAGACTCCCTCCCACCTCTTGGTGGGACAGCAGAGTCCAcaaggctttatttttaaagaactgtgaGAACAATCCCACTTGACGTTTACCTACAGCTTCCACTGAAAGCGCTCAAGTATCCGACACACGTACATCCCCAGGCTGCAGAGCGAAAAAGGTACCAGTCCTACCTTACCTACATTAGTCTACAGTCTCCACCCATCCCTTCCCCAAGAGACTTTTCCTCCATCAGATTTGAGCCCAGGCTCTGTCAAGCTTCCTGTTTCTAACATCCCAGTCACTCCCGGTCAGCTAACAATTAACACCTATGGGATTAAATTAACTAGAAACTAACAAGGGCTGATCAATAGCACCAACTTCTCACTTCTCACAGGGTTATAGAGAATTATTAACTCAGATGACAATTTTGTAGGATTTCAGAGTGTTCAATGAGATTCAGAAGGGACATTTGAGTTCAGCCACCTACACAATGAGGAAAGCCCAATAAGCAGTTATCCAACATCTGCTTAAATACCTCTATGAATGGGGAAGTCACTACCTGAGAAGACAATCCTTTCTATTCTCAAACCTCTATTAAAAATACTTCTTCCTTAGATTGAACTAAAATCTAAGGGTGCAAAGCACACTTTCTCACACTGAGCATCTGAAAGGCACTCTGGCAGAGTGGCTAAGAGTGTGGGCTCTGAAACTAGACTGTCTGGGTGTGATCCGCACTCCACCATTTCTAGCTGGGTAACCtcaaacaagttacttaacctccctggaCCTCATCCTCCTCGCATGAAAAATGGGAAAGATTACACCTGTCCCATGGGACTGTCATGAGAATCCAATGACTGAATATCTGTGAGTTCTGTGGTGCTGCCTGGCACAGAAGAAGCTCCTGCAGTATCAGGGGCGACAGTAGGAATGTTATCTCAGAAAAGTCGAAAAGACCAGGAGGAAGGGACCAGAGACTCAAAATGACATCATTTTCCTATTGGTGAGTGACGAATCCTATCAGACCCCTTGAGGCCCCATCTTCAGAGACACCTGCTGCTGGCGAGACTCCTACCTGTAGTCCACTTTACCGTCCTCTGTCAGAGCTTTATCCGGCTCTTCCTCTTTTTTGACACCCATTATATCTCCCAGTTTGGTTCCAGCCAATTCCCAGTGTTTGTGTTGAGcctgaaaaagacacaaaaagtCAATCTGCTCCATCCCGTGACACAACTGCAGTCCACGGAAAATCAACCCCATCTGACAACAGGCTTCATCTAGCAGGCAGTAGATTCCCACAAGGTAGCAGTGGCACCGAGCCGTGCCTCCCAATCTTATGTCTGAAGCTCCTGAGACACCAGGCCCCGGATTATCTTAACTGAGGCCCTGGAGGAGGAATGCAATACCCTCCCACAAGGGCTGTTTCTTGCTCAATGAGTTTCCTCTAACTGCCAATAGGAACCCTACCTGTGAGGTGGAAcgtgatctttaaaaaaaagaaaaaaaaacaaaaaaataggcaGATACTCTCTGGCCCTAGAAGATGAGAAACCAACCTTTTTGCGTTCCTTTTGCTCCCTGTGCTTCCGCACTGTTTGACTGCCTTTTCTAGCGATAATGGCCAGGTCAGAAGTGGCGTCCTTGACTGGAATCACAGGCTCTGGCTGCAGGAGgttgaggaaaaagagaaattctgTGCTGACCATTAAACTCAACACAAAGGTCCACTTCGTACTGGCCCTGGTAAACGAAGGGTTGCTACCCTACCCCTATCGTGATGGggcttttttcctctcctttcctttctctttctttcttttcccatttcaggCTTCTCTTGAGCGTTCTTCTCTCTGACAACAGAGGACCCTCACCTGCTTGGTGAAGACGATGCGCCCGTCCAGAAAGGGAGGCACCAGGTTATGCACCATCAGATGGACCTTGGCTGCACTGTCCTCTTCAAAGTCGTCGTCCACCTCCAGCCGATGCACCACCCCGCTGGTGAGCATGCGGTTGGTCTCCCAGCGTTCGTTATCCTGTGAGGACACAACGGGAGGCCACGCTAAGACTGCAACTGCAAGGCCGTCCTGAAAGGTCCCAGGTGAGGCCACGCAGAGGGGCCACAGGGGCTGCAGAGATGTCACAGGCCTCTCTACCCTGCAGCTCCTTAGACAGAAGAATCGCTGATCCCAAACCACCTGCAGTACTCTTCCCAGAAGCAACCCGTCGTATCTGAGGCAGAACCTTATATGGATACACAAACGGTGACTGCCCCTGGCCCCGCTGAGAGACACAAAGGACACACCACAGAGCCGGGGCCTGACCCCCCAGTTCCCATCAACAGCACCCCTCCAGGAACTACTGCAGAAGACGGAAGTCACGATTTGGGTTGGGTTTTTCTTAAGTTACTGATAagctccctgcccacccctctgcCTCCAGAGGAATCGCTAAGTCTGTGACGTCAGCAGCGGGGAGACAAGCTGTGCCGTCGGCAGGTGCATGTGACCTGCCGCTTCTCCAGCTGAATCTGCTCCACCTGCTGTGGGCAGCCTCACCTCATTGATCTGCCTCCGCTGAGCCGAAATGCGCTTCTGCTTCTGTTTGTGCAGGTGCTGCTCCCGCCTCCTCACGTAGTCCTCAGAGGAGTAGGCCAGGGGGTTGTGGAACTCATCATATCCCTCATCCATCATGTACCAATCCCGGTCCGCTTGCTGCGGCACAAGAGACAAAGCAATCAGAACAAGGCGCAGATCGAGTTTCTGTGCAGGACGTGGCCAGAAGGGGAGGACGTGTTTGGTAAGAAGTCACTGGTGCAGCATAGCAATCCTCGGGAGAGACACAAGAGAGGCTGTAAGACGAGCCACCTAGAGGAGAAGCACAGTTTACAGCGCAGCCCACCATGACGGCACTTCTTACATTTACCACACGATGGCACCAGCACACAGCCGAAAAAGTTAAGTCTGACCTGCATTTGGTGAGAAGTTTGACCACAGAGCCTTTGCCTGGAAAGAGATTCCATGGCTTCGAGACTGAACATGGCTCAACGTCCGGTTCCACTACAGTGTAACCCATGACCCTTGTGCTCAGACACCCCCGGTCACCCACTCACTGACAGATGGCCACCACCCCTCATTCAATCCCTCAAAGGTGTAGTTTTTACCCTCTGGTCATCCTCCCATTGCTGCCGCTCCTCTTCTGTGTCAAATGAAATTCCTTCTTCGCCATCCTCACGTCTCCCTGCGGGAGAACACGTAGCAGGTCAGTCTGCACGGTCCCAGCTCATCCTCAGTGGCCTCACACAGACCTGCCAAGCAGCACAGCCCCAGCCTGGCTTTGCCCAGCCCCACCAGGAAAAGCGACCCTGCTTCCTGCTTCCCACTTCCACCCTGCCTTACCTCGGCCCCTGGACAGACGTGGGGTGGACCCCAGGTGTCTTCTGTCATCGGCCCACTCATTGTATTTGTAGGATGGGGTTGGCAGAGGTGTGTCGTCTGAGTACCTGCTCCTCACAGACCTGGGAAACAGTATAACCAGCCTCACTAAATAGTCACTAAGCTGAGATGTGTTCCCCAGCCACTatctgccctcccagccccaatCACGCCCACCCTGTGCCGCCCACCCAGAGAACCTGGACTGCACCACCCAGAACGTCACCTGTCCCTATCTCGACTGGACAGCCGATGACTCCGCTCAGAATCCCGATAGGAAGGTGTTGGGGAGGGCGATTCCCACTGTGAGCGCTTGGAGGAGCCATAGCCACTGTCCTCCTCATCCCAGGTAGACCTTGAAGGGGTGGCTGCATCTGGGCCACAAAAGACACATCCACAGGAAACGTCTAAGACATGGCTATAGAGCCATTAGGTGAAAGTCAATTCACCaaatttcttttactatttataaACTTTGTACCTATTTGCAATGGATAAGATGGTTTTGACAGCTTTTAAAGATATCTGAATTTTAACGTCCCAGTTTTCATCTGTGCTCATAACAACATTTTAAGGAATATCCAATTTATATCTGCAAGCATATCCCTCCTGAATGTAcatatttctttgtattaaaacCTTCTTCTGCCCCTACCctacccacccccagctccctaTTCTTTCCT
Above is a window of Phocoena sinus isolate mPhoSin1 chromosome 19, mPhoSin1.pri, whole genome shotgun sequence DNA encoding:
- the DHX38 gene encoding pre-mRNA-splicing factor ATP-dependent RNA helicase PRP16 isoform X1, with product MEDTSEDSSIHRLEGTDVDSQVGGLIFKTKSASSEQHVFKAPAPRPSLLGLDLLASLKRREREEKDDGEDKKKSRISSYKDWEESKDDQKDAEEEGSDQAGHSSRKDRHYRSARVETPSHPGGVSEEFWERSRQREREWREHGVYASSKEEKDRKKERSRDRDCDRKRDRDERDRNRHSSRSERDGGSERSGRRNEPESPRHRPKDAATPSRSTWDEEDSGYGSSKRSQWESPSPTPSYRDSERSHRLSSRDRDRSVRSRYSDDTPLPTPSYKYNEWADDRRHLGSTPRLSRGRGRREDGEEGISFDTEEERQQWEDDQRQADRDWYMMDEGYDEFHNPLAYSSEDYVRRREQHLHKQKQKRISAQRRQINEDNERWETNRMLTSGVVHRLEVDDDFEEDSAAKVHLMVHNLVPPFLDGRIVFTKQPEPVIPVKDATSDLAIIARKGSQTVRKHREQKERKKAQHKHWELAGTKLGDIMGVKKEEEPDKALTEDGKVDYRTEQKFADHMKKKSEASSEFAKKKSILEQRQYLPIFAVQQELLTIIRDNSIVIVVGETGSGKTTQLTQYLHEDGYTDYGMIGCTQPRRVAAMSVAKRVSEEMGGNLGEEVGYAIRFEDCTSESTLIKYMTDGILLRESLREADLDHYSAIIMDEAHERSLNTDVLFGLLREVVARRSDLKLIVTSATMDAEKFASFFGNVPIFHIPGRTFPVDILFSKTPQEDYVEAAVKQSLQVHLSGAPGDILIFMPGQEDIEVTSDQIVEHLEELENAPALAVLPIYSQLPSDLQAKIFQKAPDGVRKCIVATNIAETSLTVDGIMFVIDSGYCKLKVFNPRIGMDALQIYPISQANANQRSGRAGRTGPGQCFRLYTQSAYKNELLTTTVPEIQRTNLANVVLLLKSLGVQDLLQFHFMDPPPEDNMLNSMYQLWILGALDNTGGLTSTGRLMVEFPLDPALSKMLIVSCDMGCSSEILLIVSMLSVPAIFYRPKGREEESDQIREKFAVPESDHLTYLNVYLQWKNNSYSTIWCNDHFIHAKAMRKVREVRAQLKDIMVQQRMSLASCGTDWDIVRKCICAAYFHQAAKLKGIGEYVNIRTGMPCHLHPTSSLFGMGYTPDYIVYHELVMTTKEYMQCVTAVDGEWLAELGPMFYSVKQAGKSRQENRRRAKEEASAMEEEMALAEEQLRARRQEQEKRSPLGSVRAATILSHLICINYQMWSTVNNRDTPVPWEIPRV
- the DHX38 gene encoding pre-mRNA-splicing factor ATP-dependent RNA helicase PRP16 isoform X2, whose product is MEDTSEDSSIHRLEGTDVDSQVGGLIFKTKSASSEQHVFKAPAPRPSLLGLDLLASLKRREREEKDDGEDKKKSRISSYKDWEESKDDQKDAEEEGSDQAGHSSRKDRHYRSARVETPSHPGGVSEEFWERSRQREREWREHGVYASSKEEKDRKKERSRDRDCDRKRDRDERDRNRHSSRSERDGGSERSGRRNEPESPRHRPKDAATPSRSTWDEEDSGYGSSKRSQWESPSPTPSYRDSERSHRLSSRDRDRSVRSRYSDDTPLPTPSYKYNEWADDRRHLGSTPRLSRGRGRREDGEEGISFDTEEERQQWEDDQRQADRDWYMMDEGYDEFHNPLAYSSEDYVRRREQHLHKQKQKRISAQRRQINEDNERWETNRMLTSGVVHRLEVDDDFEEDSAAKVHLMVHNLVPPFLDGRIVFTKQPEPVIPVKDATSDLAIIARKGSQTVRKHREQKERKKAQHKHWELAGTKLGDIMGVKKEEEPDKALTEDGKVDYRTEQKFADHMKKKSEASSEFAKKKSILEQRQYLPIFAVQQELLTIIRDNSIVIVVGETGSGKTTQLTQYLHEDGYTDYGMIGCTQPRRVAAMSVAKRVSEEMGGNLGEEVGYAIRFEDCTSESTLIKYMTDGILLRESLREADLDHYSAIIMDEAHERSLNTDVLFGLLREVVARRSDLKLIVTSATMDAEKFASFFGNVPIFHIPGRTFPVDILFSKTPQEDYVEAAVKQSLQVHLSGAPGDILIFMPGQEDIEVTSDQIVEHLEELENAPALAVLPIYSQLPSDLQAKIFQKAPDGVRKCIVATNIAETSLTVDGIMFVIDSGYCKLKVFNPRIGMDALQIYPISQANANQRSGRAGRTGPGQCFRLYTQSAYKNELLTTTVPEIQRTNLANVVLLLKSLGVQDLLQFHFMDPPPEDNMLNSMYQLWILGALDNTGGLTSTGRLMVEFPLDPALSKMLIVSCDMGCSSEILLIVSMLSVPAIFYRPKGREEESDQIREKFAVPESDHLTYLNVYLQWKNNSYSTIWCNDHFIHAKAMRKVREVRAQLKDIMVQQRMSLASCGTDWDIVRKCICAAYFHQAAKLKGIGEYVNIRTGMPCHLHPTSSLFGMGYTPDYIVYHELVMTTKEYMQCVTAVDGEWLAELGPMFYSVKQAGKSRQENRRRAKEEASAMEEEMALAEEQLRARRQEQEKRSPLGSVRSTKIYTPGRKEQGEPMTPRRTPARFGL
- the DHX38 gene encoding pre-mRNA-splicing factor ATP-dependent RNA helicase PRP16 isoform X3, whose protein sequence is MEDTSEDSSIHRLEGTDVDSQVGGLIFKTKSASSEQHVFKAPAPRPSLLGLDLLASLKRREREEKDDGEDKKKSRISSYKDWEESKDDQKDAEEEGSDQAGHSSRKDRHYRSARVETPSHPGGVSEEFWERSRQREREWREHGVYASSKEEKDRKKERSRDRDCDRKRDRDERDRNRHSSRSERDGGSERSGRRNEPESPRHRPKDAATPSRSTWDEEDSGYGSSKRSQWESPSPTPSYRDSERSHRLSSRDRDRSVRSRYSDDTPLPTPSYKYNEWADDRRHLGSTPRLSRGRGRREDGEEGISFDTEEERQQWEDDQRQADRDWYMMDEGYDEFHNPLAYSSEDYVRRREQHLHKQKQKRISAQRRQINEDNERWETNRMLTSGVVHRLEVDDDFEEDSAAKVHLMVHNLVPPFLDGRIVFTKQPEPVIPVKDATSDLAIIARKGSQTVRKHREQKERKKAQHKHWELAGTKLGDIMGVKKEEEPDKALTEDGKVDYRTEQKFADHMKKKSEASSEFAKKKSILEQRQYLPIFAVQQELLTIIRDNSIVIVVGETGSGKTTQLTQYLHEDGYTDYGMIGCTQPRRVAAMSVAKRVSEEMGGNLGEEVGYAIRFEDCTSESTLIKYMTDGILLRESLREADLDHYSAIIMDEAHERSLNTDVLFGLLREVVARRSDLKLIVTSATMDAEKFASFFGNVPIFHIPGRTFPVDILFSKTPQEDYVEAAVKQSLQVHLSGAPGDILIFMPGQEDIEVTSDQIVEHLEELENAPALAVLPIYSQLPSDLQAKIFQKAPDGVRKCIVATNIAETSLTVDGIMFVIDSGYCKLKVFNPRIGMDALQIYPISQANANQRSGRAGRTGPGQCFRLYTQSAYKNELLTTTVPEIQRTNLANVVLLLKSLGVQDLLQFHFMDPPPEDNMLNSMYQLWILGALDNTGGLTSTGRLMVEFPLDPALSKMLIVSCDMGCSSEILLIVSMLSVPAIFYRPKGREEESDQIREKFAVPESDHLTYLNVYLQWKNNSYSTIWCNDHFIHAKAMRKVREVRAQLKDIMVQQRMSLASCGTDWDIVRKCICAAYFHQAAKLKGIGEYVNIRTGMPCHLHPTSSLFGMGYTPDYIVYHELVMTTKEYMQCVTAVDGEWLAELGPMFYSVKQAGKSRQVYKDLHPRSERARGTHDPSPHTSPLWALS